One Mercenaria mercenaria strain notata chromosome 12, MADL_Memer_1, whole genome shotgun sequence DNA segment encodes these proteins:
- the LOC123534566 gene encoding galactose-3-O-sulfotransferase 2-like: MKDKNSLKSAPKIVFWLSFFVIVFACITITTDSLGYKLPVLVPDNYKSSFLPGFQYSQLPENRSAHNVISKVEATQSTANLSRARKNLTTHVAFLKVHKAGSTTMQNLFFRFGLRHNLNILLPKSGNYLNVASQKIPLKPGEHYDVFACHTVYRKQWFDSLLPADSVYIGIVREPVSRMISSAYYYRDVFGVGYLKRTPQANFIHNLVNFPEKYDTGFFSHTRNSMGKDFGFQRGIQQTNKTQIKKYLDQLNSQFLLVLVMEKFDESLVMMKRVLNWSFIDIIYLKTNSHKHNPIVLNATEKATFRRTSFLDFEIYEYFSDVFEKKLNQTELDFYDEVAFFKTLLDQVSEFCFKKNKSETLGLSIQQSKWDGKFQVTKSDCEWMQTKEIAFITKLRKKYIR, translated from the exons ATGAAAGACAAGAACAGTTTAAAATCTGCACCAAAGATCGTGTTTTG GCTTTCTTTCTTCGTCATTGTTTTTGCCTGCATCACCATCACGACCGATTCTCTAGGATACAAACTTCCGGTCCTGGTACCCGACAATTACAAATCTTCTTTCTTGCCTGGTTTCCAGTATAGCCAGTTACCAGAAAATAGAAGCGCGCATAATGTGATTTCTAAAGTGGAAGCTACTCAAAGCACTGCCAACCTATCCAGAGCACGTAAAAATTTAACAACTCATGTAGCATTTTTAAAAGTACACAAGGCAGGATCAACGACtatgcaaaatttgttttttagatttggattgagacataatttgaatattcttcttCCGAAGTCTGGAAACTATCTTAATGTAGCGTCTCAGAAAATCCCCTTGAAACCTGGTGAACATTACGATGTCTTTGCATGTCACACTGTATACCGGAAGCAGTGGTTTGATAGTCTACTTCCGGCTGATTCGGTATACATCGGAATTGTTCGTGAACCGGTGAGCAGAATGATAAGTTCAGCATATTATTATCGTGATGTTTTTGGTGTCGGCTACTTGAAAAGAACACCGCAAGCTAATTTCATACACAATCTTGTAAATTTTCCTGAAAAGTATGATACGGGATTTTTCTCCCATACGAGAAACTCGATGGGCAAAGATTTTGGATTTCAACGTGGTATtcaacagacaaataaaactcAAATCAAGAAATACCTGGATCAGTTGAATTCACAGTTTTTACTTGTTTTAGTCATGGAAAAATTCGACGAATCTCTAGTCATGATGAAAAGAGTTCTAAATTGGTCATTTATTGacataatatatttgaaaaccAACTCACATAAACATAATCCTATTGTTTTGAACGCTACAGAAAAGGCAACATTTAGAAGAACCAGTTTCTTAgactttgaaatatatgaatatttttctgatgtttttgaaaagaaattaaatcaaactgagcTTGATTTTTATGATGaagttgcattttttaaaactctGTTAGATCAAGTAAGTGAATTTtgctttaaaaagaataaaagtgaAACACTGGGATTGTCAATTCAACAATCGAAATGGGACGGAAAGTTTCAAGTTACAAAGTCAGACTGTGAATGGATGCAGACGAAGGAAATAGCTTTTATAACAAAACTCCGCAAGAAATATATTCGGTGA